In Salinigranum marinum, one DNA window encodes the following:
- a CDS encoding sodium:calcium antiporter, translating to MLAEVALFVVGLAALVVGSDRAVTAAAEVARYYGVSSFFIGVTLISVGTSVPEMVTSVYGAWYGAGDIVVGNIVGSETSQITLAIGIVALLSPIVAERRNVMIYGGAMTLAMVVMLLTLDDGVIQRSEGFLMMLAYVNFVYTLYTNEGGTEIAQEVVDEAEPPERALPWIVGGLALVAVGGQLLVTNGIALARIVGVSEYLVGILTGLGTTTPEIFVAGIAARRGSSGISVGSILGSNITDPVFSLGIGALVADVVVTDLDSVIPSATYMLVASLVVLGLFYWRRGIDRRTAVVCLGLYLPTFLFV from the coding sequence GTGCTCGCCGAGGTCGCCCTCTTCGTCGTCGGACTTGCCGCCCTCGTCGTCGGGTCGGACCGCGCCGTCACGGCCGCGGCGGAGGTCGCCCGGTACTACGGCGTGTCGTCGTTTTTCATCGGCGTCACGCTCATCTCCGTCGGGACCTCGGTCCCCGAGATGGTGACGTCGGTGTACGGCGCGTGGTACGGCGCGGGCGACATCGTCGTCGGCAACATCGTCGGCTCCGAGACCTCCCAGATCACGCTCGCGATCGGCATCGTCGCGCTGCTGTCGCCGATCGTCGCCGAGCGGCGGAACGTCATGATCTACGGCGGCGCGATGACGCTCGCGATGGTCGTCATGCTGCTCACGCTTGACGACGGCGTGATCCAGCGCTCGGAGGGGTTCTTGATGATGTTGGCGTACGTCAACTTCGTCTACACGCTGTACACCAACGAGGGCGGGACGGAGATCGCCCAGGAGGTCGTCGACGAGGCCGAACCGCCCGAGCGGGCGCTCCCGTGGATCGTCGGCGGCCTTGCGCTGGTGGCCGTCGGCGGGCAGTTGCTCGTGACGAACGGGATCGCGCTCGCGCGGATCGTCGGCGTCTCGGAGTACCTCGTCGGGATCCTCACCGGCCTCGGGACGACCACCCCGGAGATCTTCGTCGCGGGGATCGCCGCCCGCCGCGGGTCGAGCGGGATCTCGGTCGGGTCGATCCTCGGGAGCAACATCACCGATCCGGTGTTCTCGCTCGGCATCGGCGCGCTCGTCGCCGACGTCGTCGTCACCGATCTCGATTCGGTCATCCCGTCGGCGACGTACATGCTGGTCGCATCGCTCGTCGTACTGGGGCTGTTCTACTGGCGGCGCGGGATCGACCGTCGGACGGCCGTGGTGTGTCTCGGTCTGTATCTGCCGACGTTCCTGTTCGTGTGA
- a CDS encoding ribose 1,5-bisphosphate isomerase produces MDVHEEVRETAAAIDTMETRGAAAIADAAARALRTQARASDADSPEEFRAELRAAARLLFATRPTAVSLPNALRYVLHGLAGETVEELHASVERTADDFCVRLDRAQSDLGQVGANRLRDGDVVMTHCHSTDALACVESAVDQGKALEAIVKETRPRNQGHITAEELDAMGVPVTLVVDSAARHYLNDVDHVLVGADSIAADGSVINKIGTSGLAVNARDRGTPVMVAAQTLKLHPATLTGHTVDIELRDTEEVIDATHRERIGDPKVVNPAFDVTPPRYVDAIVTERGQFPPESIVTLMRELFGEGTTRPWEEP; encoded by the coding sequence ATGGACGTCCACGAGGAGGTGCGCGAGACGGCCGCGGCCATCGACACCATGGAGACGCGTGGCGCGGCGGCCATCGCGGACGCCGCCGCGCGCGCGCTCCGGACACAGGCACGGGCGAGCGACGCCGACAGCCCGGAGGAGTTCCGCGCAGAGCTTCGGGCGGCGGCGCGGCTTCTCTTCGCCACGCGCCCGACGGCGGTGAGCCTCCCGAACGCCCTCCGGTACGTCCTCCACGGACTGGCGGGCGAGACCGTCGAGGAACTCCACGCATCGGTCGAGCGAACCGCCGACGACTTCTGTGTTCGACTCGACCGCGCGCAGTCCGACCTCGGACAGGTCGGTGCGAACCGGCTCCGCGACGGCGACGTCGTGATGACCCACTGCCACTCGACGGACGCGCTCGCGTGCGTCGAAAGCGCCGTCGACCAGGGCAAGGCGCTGGAGGCGATCGTCAAGGAGACCCGCCCGCGGAACCAGGGGCACATCACGGCCGAGGAACTCGACGCGATGGGCGTCCCGGTGACGCTCGTCGTCGACAGCGCGGCGCGACACTACCTCAACGACGTCGACCACGTGCTCGTGGGCGCGGACTCCATCGCCGCCGACGGGAGCGTCATCAACAAGATCGGGACCTCGGGGCTGGCGGTCAACGCCCGCGACCGCGGCACGCCGGTGATGGTCGCCGCCCAGACGCTGAAGCTCCACCCGGCGACGCTCACGGGCCACACCGTCGACATCGAACTCCGCGACACCGAGGAGGTGATCGACGCGACGCATCGAGAGCGGATCGGCGACCCCAAGGTGGTCAACCCGGCGTTCGACGTGACGCCCCCGAGATACGTCGACGCGATCGTCACCGAGCGCGGCCAGTTCCCGCCCGAGAGCATCGTCACGCTGATGCGCGAACTGTTCGGCGAGGGCACCACGAGGCCGTGGGAGGAGCCCTGA